The genome window CTATGGCGGCCAGGTCAACATCCTCAAGTCGTACGAAGGCCGCGCCCGCGCCGTCCGCAGATTGCCAATTTAATCCTTTATTAATTTCCTTTTCGTCCCGACCACGACATCCCATCACGGAGCCACTCATGACCAGCAATGCCGCCACGCCTTGTGCCACACCAGGCGCTGCCATCCCCCTCGCTACCTGCTCCCTTTGCCATCGCTCAGTCGATGCCAACAGCAATGCACGTGCTGACGCCATTGTCAGCGGCTTGCTCGACGCCGAATTGTGGCCGGTCGATAGCGAGCTGGTCACCGAGATTCGCGCCATGTTCCTGACCCATTGGGGCATGGACAAGGGGCAGGCCGATGCGCGGATGTCCCGCCTCCATTACAGCTCGGCTGCCGCTTTGGTGCCCGTGACCGGGCCTGGCGCCATTGGCAGTGCCTACGCTGGTGGTATCTATGCCGGGATCATGCGCGGCGTCGATGGTGCGCCTGACGAGCACCTGGTGCTGATGTCAGGTCAAGCCGAGGGCGTGAGCTGGGACGCGGCATGCGCCTGGGCCAGGTCGATTGGTGGCGAGCTGCCAAGCCGTCGCGAACAGCGCTTGCTGTTCATCAACTTGAAAGATGAATTCAAGGATGAGTGGTACTGGTCCAGCGAGCAGGCCGGCCCCTCTAACGCGTGGATTCAGGGTTTCGACTTTGGCAACCAGCACTACTACCGCAAGTCGTACGAAGGCCGCGCCCGCGCCGTCCGCAGATTACCAATTTAATCCCTTATCCATTTCAGCATGAGATCCGCCATGACTCTCGAAAACATTGCCTCAGCGTTGCCTGGAAATGCGCAAAGCTCTCCGCCGGACCGCGTGCGGCGCGTTTCTCTCGCCATGCCAAGTAAGGCGCTCTGCCTCGTTGGTGCCACCTACAGCCTGGCCAATGGCCGTGGCGAACGGATTGCAATGGTTTCGGTTGTACCTCAGGGACTTGGCGCCACGCGTACTGCCGCCGCTCGCATGGCTTATTCGTCAGAAATGGTTGGCGCGCTGCGCGCCGCAAGCATGGATTATGAGATGAATGGCGCCGTGTCACCCGAAACCATCAGCCTGATGCGCCGGCTGATCGATGACATAGGTGCCGCATGAATGCCAGGGAGCTACTTGCCGCGATACGCCGTTGTGTTGTCGATGCCCAGCAGAGTGAGCCGAATGACGTCGAGGCGCGCGCGCACTACTTTATCGCAACCCTGTCCGGATCGCTGGAGAAATACGATGCCGTCGGCGCTGAGTTGGTGTTTTCCGTCATCACCCAGCCTGTCAGCGGGGAAGCCAGATGATCGCCTTTATCGTTACCGTGCGCCGCGATGGCTTGCCAGTGCTGTCCTATCCGCATCAGGCGTGCGATGGCAGCACCGCAATCATGAATGCACAGGATAAATATGGCATCTGCCGTGTTTCCGTCAAGCCAGCATAAGGAATTGCTATGCGCAAAATGATCACCCTGTTGCACATGTATCGCCACTTCCGTCGCCATGGCGCCGGCCAGTTTGGCGCTGCCATCAAGGCTGTACGCGTCTACCAGACTGGATTCTGATATGCCGCGCGCTGATCCGGACCGCGCCGCGCTGGAAATCGCACACCACGCGCTGCAGACAACCATGTCGCTCGACGACATGCTGAAGCAACGCCACTTTGAACTGATTTTGAAATGCCTCGCCCGCCGGCACATGCAGCGCCGCGCGCGCATTGATGTGAAAAAGCTGCAAGCCAATGACCACGACTGAAGGAGCCCACATGGGACAAAGAGCATTTGCCGTATTTCTGCAGGAATTGCGCGACGGCCGCACGCATATTGAACTGACCACGGCCCTGGCTGACCTTCTCGGCAAAGTGAAGGACACAGGGAAGGCCGGCAGCATCACCCTGCAAATCGGCGTCAAGCCGGCTGGCAAAGGTGCCGACGTCGACAAGGTTGTAATCATGGACAAGATCACGACTAAGCTGCCGACGCCTGAGCGCGGCGAAGATTTCTACTGGCTCACCGATGACAACGACCTGAGCCGCAACCACCCGAAGCAAAGCACCCTTGACCTGCGCGAAGCTGCGCCAACCGCTCCACTCGTATTGAAAGAAGCCACGAAATGAACCAACCCACCACCTTGACCAACGATGCGGCCGGCGCTGGTAGCGCTGCTGCCGAGCATCTGCATATTGATGCGGACGCCATTGCACGTATTGGCACCCTCGCCACGGCTGCGGCCGCCGTGCGTCACGTTGACGCTGCCACCTTCCTCGTACTGCCGCCAGAATTCACCGCCAAATCCATCACGGCTGAAATCGAGGCAGCGTCGGACGCGCCCAACCGCAAGCGCGGCACCGTTGCACTTTCCAGCGTAGAAAGTTTCAAGGCATTCATCGTGGACCAGGGCCTTATCGACTCCAGCTACATCTATGCGGATCCAGACAAGCGCACGCTGACCGCTGTGCTGAATGAGCATGTGCATTCCGCTCCTGTTGCTGGCTGGCGCGACTTCCGTGCCGTCTACACGGCGGAGCTCAGCCGCGAATTCGACAACTGGCTTCGCAATGACAAAAAAATCATGGAGCAGGAAGAGTTCGCTATTTTCCTGGAAGACAACATCGCTGACATTGTCGAACCATCGGGCGATGC of Janthinobacterium sp. PAMC25594 contains these proteins:
- a CDS encoding DUF2303 family protein, whose product is MNQPTTLTNDAAGAGSAAAEHLHIDADAIARIGTLATAAAAVRHVDAATFLVLPPEFTAKSITAEIEAASDAPNRKRGTVALSSVESFKAFIVDQGLIDSSYIYADPDKRTLTAVLNEHVHSAPVAGWRDFRAVYTAELSREFDNWLRNDKKIMEQEEFAIFLEDNIADIVEPSGDALHAVALTLQAKTEVAFSSHRRLDNGQVQLGYSESITATAGGAGNIDIPREFAIGVRLFKNGEGYKVRARLKYRLGNGKVKFWYELDRAENVIEEAFDAYIDAATASGFTVLRGKP
- a CDS encoding DUF1566 domain-containing protein, coding for MTSNAATPCATPGAAIPLATCSLCHRSVDANSNARADAIVSGLLDAELWPVDSELVTEIRAMFLTHWGMDKGQADARMSRLHYSSAAALVPVTGPGAIGSAYAGGIYAGIMRGVDGAPDEHLVLMSGQAEGVSWDAACAWARSIGGELPSRREQRLLFINLKDEFKDEWYWSSEQAGPSNAWIQGFDFGNQHYYRKSYEGRARAVRRLPI